From the genome of Paraburkholderia sp. ZP32-5:
CGCGCGGTCAGCGTGGAAGTGGCGAACCGCTTTGCCCGTGTGCCGGTGGCCTGCATCAGCGATGTGATGTCGCGCATGAGCGCAGGCGGCGCGCGCTTGCGTCCGATGCATGCCGGCGGCGTGCTGTGCGGCCCCGCATTCACGGTCAAGACGCGGCCCGGCGACAATCTGATGGTGCACAAGGCGCTGATGCTGGCCCAGCCCGGTGATGTGATCGTGGTCGATGCCGGCGGCGATCTGACCAACGCGATCATCGGCGAGCTGATGCTGTCGTACGCGATGAAGCGCGGCTTTGCCGGCATGATCATCAACGGCGCGATTCGCGATTCCGACTGGATCAGCAAGCACGACATGCCGGTCTATGCGGCCGGCGTGACCCACCGGGGCCCGTATAAGGACGGCCCCGGCGAGATCAACGTGCCGGTGGCTTTCGACGGCATGGTGGTCGAGCCCGGCGATCTGATCGTGGGCGACGCGGATGGCTTCACCTGCGTGCCCTACGACGAGGTCGAGACGGTCTACGCGATGGCCGCGAAGAAGAGCGCGAACGAGGTCGTGATCCTGGAGAACACACTGTCGGGAAAATTCGACGACAAGTCGTGGATCGACGACTCGCTCCGACGTCTCGGTTGCGAGGGCCTGTAGAAGTCCCTCGGCTCACATCAGCTTGGCTCGCCTCGCGCGAGCCTATTGCCGCAAACCGATCGCGAGCCGGTTGAACGCACTCATCAGTGCAATCGCAAAGCACAGGTCGGAAATTTCCGTCTCGCTGAAATGTGCTTTAAGCGGCTCGAAGTCTTCGTCCGGTGCGTGGGTATGACCCACGTCC
Proteins encoded in this window:
- a CDS encoding RraA family protein; protein product: MSIGFKIFERQRAVSVEVANRFARVPVACISDVMSRMSAGGARLRPMHAGGVLCGPAFTVKTRPGDNLMVHKALMLAQPGDVIVVDAGGDLTNAIIGELMLSYAMKRGFAGMIINGAIRDSDWISKHDMPVYAAGVTHRGPYKDGPGEINVPVAFDGMVVEPGDLIVGDADGFTCVPYDEVETVYAMAAKKSANEVVILENTLSGKFDDKSWIDDSLRRLGCEGL